DNA from Bacteroidales bacterium:
GGGAAATATTTATGGTGCCCCGCCGAATAGGCGGGGTTACACCCCGAATGTGGCGCCCCGCCAAATATAGGCGGGGTTACACCCCGAATGATCTGTTAAATACTTTATTAAAGAACTTTAATTTTTGTTTTCCTTCTCTCCCCAGATTATAGTAGAACTCGCAATTTTCAAACTCCCGAATGTGGCGCCCCGCCAAACAGGCGGGGCTACACCCCGATATTTGTGGCGCCCCGCCGAATATAGGCGGGGCTACACCCCGTGAAATATACTTTTTATAATCTATTTCTAAAGAACCTTTCCAAAATTGCAGCCCAAAATTAGTAATATTTACACAATTTTTTAAATATTTGCTTCACTTTTTGTGTACCGGTTAATCGTTAAATCTTTCATTCGCCTGAAGCACATTATCGGATAAAATATGCAGGTTAACATCATCATTCAGCAAATATCCGTTCTTATCCTGTTGGCCCTGATTGGCCTTGTTGCCACCAAGCTGAATGTTATTCAACGGGAACTTAAAACCGGCCTGACCCGGATCATTTTCAACATCACCCTCCCCTTTCTGATCATTACCCGCATTTCTTCCCTGGATATCAGTAAGGACATACTGATTAGCTGGGGATTGATCATTATTATAGCCGCTTTTGCCATTATATTATTCCTGAATATTGGCAGACTTACCAGCCGTTTGCTCCATCTTCCCCCGAAAAGAGCTATAGTACATATATTGCATTCCGGGTTCGGTAACATCGTTTTTCTCGGATTTCCCATTCTCGACGCCCTCTTTCCCAATGGTGAAGGACTGCTATATGGAATCATCTATTTTCTTACCCAAAATATCCTTACCTGGACATTGGGCATTTTTATTCTGAGCGGCGAAAAACAGCAAAACAAACTCAATCATCTTAAAAAATTACTGAATCCCAATACAATAGCCTTTTTTATCGGGCTTGTCATGTTACTCACGGGAATCAAAATACCGGATTTTCTGTTCGGTCCTCTTCAGGGCCTGGGTAAAACGACAATGTACCTTGCCATGCTTTATATCGGTGCCCTTCTGGCCGATATCAACCTCAAATCCATACCGAATAAGAAAAGCACATTTACGGTAAGTATGAACAAACTGCTTATAGGACCTGTGATCCTTATGTTACTTATCCACCTGGTTTTGCTATGGATACCTCTCGATATTCCCCAAACCGCCCTTTATGTCATCATCCTCGAATCAGCCATGCCCTGTGGCACCGTGATGGTGATTTTGTCCCGCCAATACAACAAGGACGATTATTATGCCACCCAAAACATGTCCGTTTCAACCCTCCTCAGTGTCATCACCCTGCCTTTCATTTTTTTTCTCAGCCAGATCATACTCTAACCCGAATGAAGCTTAACGCAGCTTTGGCTACAAAGAAAAAATTTTCCCTGCCCAGATATTGGATTCAATGATGAGCGATGAACGCTAAGCTTTCTTTTCCCGGCATCAGCCTTACCCTCAGCCTTAAACTAAATTTTTATAAAAATATTTGCATGTATCGATAGGGTAAAACTCCATCAGTGGGTCTTAATAATGAAAGACCTCTAAGAATCTTTGAAATTTTAAAAAATAAATTTAACATTAAAATCAAAAACATGAAAACACAAGTAAATAAAAGATGGCAACGCAGGAGTATCATCCTGGCGATTCAAGTTGTAGTATTGACCTTAGCCTTTTCATTCAATGGATTGGGACAGGAAATAAGTCAAAGAATATCCGACACCGAATCCTTATTCAAACAAATGGAAGTGCAACTGGTTGATACCAACTTCACCCACAAATGGAATCAGGATTCCAGCAGGTGGGAACTTTATAACAGAGAGATTGACCTCTACAAGAAAGGTCAGCTCCTGGTAGGGATACTCAATGAAAGATGGAATGATGAATCCCTTGAATGGGAAAATTTTGAACGGACTGTGAAAAGCTATAATGAAAAAGGCAGACTGATAGAAAATCTGCATCAAAAATGGGAATCCGGGCAAAACAAATGGGTGAATCTTCAGTTGAAAACCTTCACCTACGATCGGTTGGGAAATAAAAGTGAAATACTGTATCACGAATGGCAACAGGCTGCCGGTCAATGGTTCAGTACTGTAAGATATCTGATTGAATACAATATGTATGGCGAGCAAAAGGAAGTGCTGATCAGAGTTTATTCTCCTTCTACCGAAACCTGGTCAAACGATACACGGTATACCTTTATTTATCATGACGGTTACGGTCTCCCGGATGAAGCTCTTGTGGAATCATGGAACGATTTCACGGAATCATGGAGCAGCAGAGGCAAATACGCTATGCGTTACGATTTCAGGGGAAATAAAACACAGGAAACCAGGGCTACATGGAATGACAGCATGCATGAATGGATCAACGGATTAAGATACCTCATGGATTACGAAAAAAGAAACCTGACCAGTGAAATCGAACAAAGATGGGATTACAGAGCAAGTAACTGGAATAATGCCATTCGTAACCTTTTCACCTACGATGATCAGGGAGACATGAAACAAATGGTTGAAGAACGCTGGAACCGGGATGCTTCAAATTGGGAAACCAAAAACATCTTCCTTTATTCGGATATCAGGGAGATTGACCAGGAACAAAAGCCCGAAGAACAAAATCAGGATAATAATTAGTAGTTTTGCAAAGGTGGATGTGTAAGGAGGGTATCTTGTTAGGTTTGATATCCTCCTTATTCTAAATTTGAACAAATCCCAAACAAAACTGAACCGATCCTGAGCATGAATGCAAACGACAAAAAGCTCATAAAGGAAGTTAAAAAAGGGGATGTTAAGTCCTTTGAAATACTATTCAAAAATTATTATGAAGCACTTTGTATTTATGCAAACCATTACCTGAAGGATATGGATCAGGCAGAAGAGGCGGTACAGGATGTATTTTTCAATATCTGGAAAGGAAGGGAACAGATAAAAATCCGTGAATCGGTTCAATCATACCTGTATACATCAACCCGGAATAAATGCCTTAAAATAATACGTTCACAGAATATGGCCGATCAATACTCGGATTATATCAAAAATGCGCCCGGTGAGCAGGTTTCCACTCCGGTTGATGAACTCAACGCAAAGGAACTGAACCTGTTAATTGAAAATACATTAAAACAATTGCCCGAGAGAGCAAGAGAGATTTTCAGAATGAACAGGTTTCAGGGATTAAAATACGGAGAAATTGCAGAGAAACTGTCAATATCCGTTAAAACCGTGGAATCAAACATGGGAAAAGCGCTAAAAATCTTTCGTAAGAACCTGAATGAATATCTAAAAGTGATTTAAATCTCAGCCGTTATGGTGAAATGGAAAAGACTGGCAAAATATCTGGCCAATGAGGCGGATAAAAAGGAGAAGGCAAAAGTCAGCCGGTGGGTCAACAAAGACAAAGACAATCTTAAAGCCTTTGAGGAGATAAAAATGTACTGGAACCAAATTGAACATTCCCAAAGATCAGAAATTAACACGGAGAAAGCCTGGAACAATCTTAAGAACAGGATTGCTGCAGAGGAAAAAACCCGGCCGGCAAGGGAAAAACCTATTTTCATATTTAACAATGCATTTTTGCGATATGCGGCGGTTGCCTTATTAATTATAGGTATCGGAACAGGTGCTTTTTTTACCTACCAGCAATTAAACCAACCAGCCCAGACAGTAACTGTTGATACCCCGCACGATATCCGAAACAAAAAAGTTGCTTTACCGGATGGCTCACTGGCCTATCTGAATTATAACTCAAAACTGAATTATCCCAAGCAATTTAGAACAGGCAAGCGAGAGGTTACCATCAACGGAGAAGTGTTCTTTGATGTAGAGAAAAATCCTGCCAAACCTTTCATCATAAATGCCAACAATGCCCAGATTGAAGTATTAGGCACTTCATTCGATGTTAACACCAATTTACCCGACAATAAGGTGGAAGTGCTGGTTCAGTCAGGCAGGATTAAGGTTGCCAGGAGAAACAAACAGGATGAGCACCTCATTATAGAAGCAGGTTACAAAGGAATTGTAGGTGATGATATGCTGAAAAAAGAAAAGCAAAAGGACCCGAACTACCTTGCATGGACCACCGGTAGACTCGTTTTTAAGGGACAGGAACTGGAGCAGGTTTCAAAAACCCTGATGAGAACCTATAATGTAAAGATTAATATCGGGAATCCGGAAATTGAAAATTACAGGATCACAACCAATTTTACCAATGAATCCATTGATACAGTGCTGAATGTTATTGCCACAACTTTTAATTTGAAAATAAATAAGATCAATGAGAATGAATACGTTATTAAAAAAGATGTGAGCTGAACAAAGCACATCATTTATTTGTTAAGTTCCCGTTATCTATTATATGAAAAACGTAAATACCATATTGTTGCTGGCCGCATTGACTGTTTTCTCACTTAATAATAAATTTGTCAGGGCGCAGGAAAACATTCTGGAACGGAAGATTCGGCTGGAAATGGATAATGAACCGCTCCATAAGGCATTCATGCACCTTAACCGGATCACCGAATATAAGTTTTCATATAACTCCAACCTTGTGGATGATGACAAACTGATTTCAATTTCATTCCAAAATACTTCCCTGGGTAATATTCTGGACTCCCTTTTCAGAGACACAACACTGGCTTATGACCTGGTGGACCAGCACATTGTGATCCATAAAAAAGAGATGGCGGCTCCGGTTTCAAATGACACAACAAAAAACAAAAAGCCTGTTGTATCCAATAGCCAGCCCTTGTTTAAACAGGTGGAAGTTATCAGAAGCGATACAAACTACACCCATAAATGGGAAAGAGATTCCACCAAATGGATGCTTTTTAGCAGGGAAATTAAATATTACAAAGACTCTGTTCATCTTGCCGGAACCCTGAACGAAAGGTGGAATTCACAAAAAGGTAAGTGGGAAAATTACAACCGTACCATAAAACAATATAACGAGCAGGGTAACCTGATGGAGAATCTCAACCAGCAATGGAGTGCCGATCAGGAAAAATGGATCAATCTGAAACTTAAAACTTTCTCTTACGATCGTTATGGTAATAAAAGTGAGGTACTTTATCATGAATGGCAGCAAGCCGCGGGCCAATGGTTCAGTACAGTAAGATACCTGATAGACTACAATCTTTTGGGCGAAGAAAAAAAAGTATTGATTAAAGTGTATTCTCCTGCCACCGATACATGGTCGAATGAAACCCGTTATACGTTCATATATAATGATGGCCCGGGCCCTCCGAATGAAACCCTGGTGGAATCCTGGAACAGTTTTACAGAATCATGGGATAACCGGGGGAAATATTATATGCACTACAACTTAAAGGGTAATAAGGTAAAGGAGACCCGGTCCACATGGAACCAGAATATGAACGGCTGGATGAACGGATTGAGATTTCTGATGGATTATGATAACAGGAAACTGACCAGCGAAATTGAGCAACGTTGGGATTACAGGGACCGGGAATGGAATAATGCCATCAGGAATATCTTTAGCTACGATGACGAGGGTGAAGTAAAACAAATGGTGCAGGAGCGGTGGAACAGGGATTCATCAAAATGGGAAACAAAGAATATCTATTTTCACTCAAACATAAAAAACCTTCAGGAAGAATTTCCCGGCGGCAAAAAGAAAGATACCGCAAAATAATGAGAACATGGAAATTTAGTTGTTAGATATATAATAACACATCCATTTATTAGCATATCTTCCTTAGCCTTAGCCTTAGCCTCATTTCTCAATATAAGCTTCCACCCATTCTACCTGCATCTCTTTTGGAAGGCGACTACTGTCAACTTCCCCATTAAGTCCTGAATTCAATATCATATACATGGGTTCTTCCGGAATGTTGAATTTAAATTCATTTACAGGCATTCCGTTTATTCTCCAAATGAGTCTTCCATGCTTCCATTCAAGTGAGAAGATATAAAACCGCTTGCTGAAATTGGGCCCTTTAATCCGTGTTTTTCTCAGTTTCACATCATTTGGATCTTTGGGATTGCCCTTGTAACTTCCAAACTCCATTTTCCGGGGACTCTCGTCTGTATAATGAAACACATCCACTTCCGGGAGAATCTTATCTGATACCATCCAGAAACAATGACGCAAATGAGGGGCATAGCTTAACCGAACCTTTGCCCTGAACAAACCGTATTTTTGTCTGAAACTCTGTCCGGTATTAATGATACCCGAAGTATATGAAAACTTTCTGGGATAAAAGCCAAATTTTGGATCCCATACTTTTCCTTCCGCTTCTTCTTCTCTGGTAATTATAGTGAGTACTCCATCGTGAATTTTTAAGTTATTGCCATCTGTGAAAAAATGCGCATCGGTGGTCTGCACATAGCTCTCATTCAACAGGGCTTTACCCCAATAGTAGCTTGTAAGCCATTTGTTGCCGTCAATTTGTCCGTCCTCAAATTTATCCAGAAAAGTCCTTTCATAATTTTTGTGAAATGCAAATTTTTCGGAATTCACGTGTTTGTAATACCAACGGATTTTATCAGATTTTTCCAGTGTTTTGTATTCCTGGAAATTCTGATATAGGTTGCTATATTTAAATTTATTTGGTGTCTTCAGATACGCTTTCGTTTCAATGAAATCATCGCTTTCAACATGATCTTTGAGATCCTGATATTCCTTAAGTGACTCTGATTCCACAGCCGACTGGTAAATGGCAAACTTTTTACTGTTCCTGAATTGAATGGCTTTTTTAATGTCCGGATCTTTTTTAAGTCGTTTGTATTCCTGGTATTTTTTGAAGTCTTCTGTATTTTCAAATTTTAACCCTTTTAGCTCTTCGGAAATCCGTCGAAGTTCTTCCGCGTCGGAATCCGTTTTGGATTTTTTATACCGCGCCAGGGCATCTTTGTACTCGTCCTTTTTTTGTTTTCTTTTGTGTTTAAGCTTCCGTTTAAATTCTTCAAACTGCTCGGATCCAAAGTATTCCTTTAACTCGTAATACCT
Protein-coding regions in this window:
- a CDS encoding FecR domain-containing protein encodes the protein MVKWKRLAKYLANEADKKEKAKVSRWVNKDKDNLKAFEEIKMYWNQIEHSQRSEINTEKAWNNLKNRIAAEEKTRPAREKPIFIFNNAFLRYAAVALLIIGIGTGAFFTYQQLNQPAQTVTVDTPHDIRNKKVALPDGSLAYLNYNSKLNYPKQFRTGKREVTINGEVFFDVEKNPAKPFIINANNAQIEVLGTSFDVNTNLPDNKVEVLVQSGRIKVARRNKQDEHLIIEAGYKGIVGDDMLKKEKQKDPNYLAWTTGRLVFKGQELEQVSKTLMRTYNVKINIGNPEIENYRITTNFTNESIDTVLNVIATTFNLKINKINENEYVIKKDVS
- a CDS encoding STN domain-containing protein, translating into MKNVNTILLLAALTVFSLNNKFVRAQENILERKIRLEMDNEPLHKAFMHLNRITEYKFSYNSNLVDDDKLISISFQNTSLGNILDSLFRDTTLAYDLVDQHIVIHKKEMAAPVSNDTTKNKKPVVSNSQPLFKQVEVIRSDTNYTHKWERDSTKWMLFSREIKYYKDSVHLAGTLNERWNSQKGKWENYNRTIKQYNEQGNLMENLNQQWSADQEKWINLKLKTFSYDRYGNKSEVLYHEWQQAAGQWFSTVRYLIDYNLLGEEKKVLIKVYSPATDTWSNETRYTFIYNDGPGPPNETLVESWNSFTESWDNRGKYYMHYNLKGNKVKETRSTWNQNMNGWMNGLRFLMDYDNRKLTSEIEQRWDYRDREWNNAIRNIFSYDDEGEVKQMVQERWNRDSSKWETKNIYFHSNIKNLQEEFPGGKKKDTAK
- a CDS encoding glycoside hydrolase family 16 protein; protein product: MKNVFYRTRFRIFSFLGLVPDSGSFEKREKAIERDYNYLLEIQQSDELARFEELKNYFRSDEFRKKKKEINGQKYRNSEPYHKEKRFNKLRKSDPVKTYLKVADSKELNHYLRMKDSEPLKRYYELKEYFGSEQFEEFKRKLKHKRKQKKDEYKDALARYKKSKTDSDAEELRRISEELKGLKFENTEDFKKYQEYKRLKKDPDIKKAIQFRNSKKFAIYQSAVESESLKEYQDLKDHVESDDFIETKAYLKTPNKFKYSNLYQNFQEYKTLEKSDKIRWYYKHVNSEKFAFHKNYERTFLDKFEDGQIDGNKWLTSYYWGKALLNESYVQTTDAHFFTDGNNLKIHDGVLTIITREEEAEGKVWDPKFGFYPRKFSYTSGIINTGQSFRQKYGLFRAKVRLSYAPHLRHCFWMVSDKILPEVDVFHYTDESPRKMEFGSYKGNPKDPNDVKLRKTRIKGPNFSKRFYIFSLEWKHGRLIWRINGMPVNEFKFNIPEEPMYMILNSGLNGEVDSSRLPKEMQVEWVEAYIEK
- a CDS encoding AEC family transporter; its protein translation is MQVNIIIQQISVLILLALIGLVATKLNVIQRELKTGLTRIIFNITLPFLIITRISSLDISKDILISWGLIIIIAAFAIILFLNIGRLTSRLLHLPPKRAIVHILHSGFGNIVFLGFPILDALFPNGEGLLYGIIYFLTQNILTWTLGIFILSGEKQQNKLNHLKKLLNPNTIAFFIGLVMLLTGIKIPDFLFGPLQGLGKTTMYLAMLYIGALLADINLKSIPNKKSTFTVSMNKLLIGPVILMLLIHLVLLWIPLDIPQTALYVIILESAMPCGTVMVILSRQYNKDDYYATQNMSVSTLLSVITLPFIFFLSQIIL
- a CDS encoding RNA polymerase sigma-70 factor; the encoded protein is MNANDKKLIKEVKKGDVKSFEILFKNYYEALCIYANHYLKDMDQAEEAVQDVFFNIWKGREQIKIRESVQSYLYTSTRNKCLKIIRSQNMADQYSDYIKNAPGEQVSTPVDELNAKELNLLIENTLKQLPERAREIFRMNRFQGLKYGEIAEKLSISVKTVESNMGKALKIFRKNLNEYLKVI